In the Sphingobacterium sp. PCS056 genome, AGGTTGATGATTAATTAATATTAGCGTAATATCCTCAAGCTATCTTTGTCGGGTCATGTCTACCCAAATTAAGAAGGAAATCCTTTATTTATCTCGATTCAAGAACGGAGATCCGCGTGCATTTACTTTTTTCTTTGATACTTATTGGGCAGAGCTATATATACTGGCTTATCGGCATGTGCAGGATGAAGCAATTTCGAAAGATATCGTTCAGGAAGTATTTATTCAGATCTGGGAAAAACGCCACCTGCTTAAGGAAGATTACGAATCGTTAAAACCTTATTTTTTTAAGGCAATCAAGAATAAGATTCTAAATCACTATGCGACTGAAAAAGTACGAGAAAACCATATGGAAAAGATGTTATACCGTATGGACAAATTTACTTTTTTAAACGATCATACAACAGCACAGTATCAAGGCTTAGAAAATATAGTAGATCTTGCTGTATCGAGGTTGCCCAAAACAATGCAGGAGGTATATCTTTTGAGAAATGACAATTATTCGATCCAGCAGATTGCTCAAAAACTCAATATTGCCGAGCAGACGGTAAAAAATCATCTGTCTGAGGCAAAGAAAATACTGAAACAGGATCTGACAAAGCGTTTTGCTGACCATGATGATATCTTTTTAGTTTTAGCGAGTGCTTATCTATTTCATCATTTCTTAACATAAAGAAAATAGTTTATTAAAGTACTTTGAGCCTCTTCACCTGTAATAAGTAAAACAATAGGATACAAGTGAAGGTACAACAGTTTAAAAATATCATACAACGTTATCTCGATGGCAAGCTGTCTGAGGAGGAAAAAAAGAACGTAGATAGTTGGTATGATGAAGTGTCTTCTGATCAAGAAGATATTTTTAGAGATCGGCAGCATAAATCGGAAGTAAAGCAGGCGATATTTGCTGCATTTCCTCCAGCCATACAAGCTGCTAAAAAACAGATTCGTATCGTACGATTGCGTTGGATTTCCGTCGCAGCTTCGATGTTGATATTAGGTGCTTCGGGTTTGTTCATCTACCAAAATTTACCACGAATTATTCAAGGGAATACTGCTGCTTCAATTTCTTTAAAAGAGCTGTCGACCTATCCTGGTGAACAACGGGAATTACTACTTCCAGATCATTCTAACATCACGCTGAATGGAAATACCCGGATTCGATATCATGAGCAGGGGTATCTGAAAAACCGAAAAATTTATCTGGAAAAAGGAGAGGCCTTTTTTGAGGTGCAACGCGATACTTTACATCCATTTTCAATCGAAACGGCAGCATTGACCATCGATGTGCTCGGTACTTCTTTTAATGTAAATCACTCAGAAAAATCAAAAAACATCACCATAGATGTTAAAACGGGACGTGTACGCGTTGCTAACAAATTAAACGCCTCGGTACACGTGCTATTAGCAGGTCAGAGTTTGCAATATGAAAAAGATCTTGGAAGCTATAAACGGTATGATACTAATCCAGATTACGCCAATATCTGGACACGTGGAGGTATTTTAATCTCTGGAGCTAATTTTCAGAAACTACAGGAACTGATTTACAATCGGTATGGCTTGATCTTACGCAGTGACGGTTTAGATACTGCCAATTTTAGCTATTCGCTGCTTTTACCCCACGTCAAATCGGTCGATCAGCTGCTTCATATGATCTGTAATATTCACCAAATTAAATTTAGGAGGGAAGGCAATGATATAATACTACATCAATAAACTTATAAAAAGTAAAAGAATGGGAAACGGGGAAGTTTTTCCATAGTAAAGTGCTCATCTGGCAAACCGCAAAATCAACCAGTGAGCACCCTTAGTTCATGTTAATATAAACATTAATGCAAATATATGTATAAAATTACGAAGCTCAGCACAGTTGCCGCTGCATTAGCTTTCAGCTCATATGTACCCATTTTGAAAGCTACTACTGCATCCGTAAATGTCCATAGTAGTCAAGTGAAATCACATGGAATCAATATCCATCTAAAAGCAGGAAATGCCTCTCAGGCCTTATTGCTGTTATCGGAGCAAACTGGTTTTGGCATCGGTTACGATAAAAAAGCGTTGCAATTAGAGAAAGTTGTTATAAAAGAGCGCGCCTTTCAAAATGCTAGTTTTGAAGAGGTACTGCGCTATATTTTGAGAAATACTCATATCCAGTCAAAAAAAGTAAACGGTGGAGTGGTTTTAGTGGCTGAACAAGCACAGCAAACTTTTAATGTGCGATTTCATGTCAACGATAATGCCGATAAGCCTATTGCAGGAGCTTCTATTAAAATAGTAGCCAACGGTCAAAGCATATTGACCAATGCTCAAGGTGATGCGCAACTGAAAGTTCCTGCGGGCATTTATACGATTTTGGTTACCCATATATCTTATGGGACCAAAGAAATAAGCGCCGTAAAGGTGGATGCTAATACTTCTGGCGTTCAGGAAGTTGTTTTAGAAGAAAACAAAAATGAAATTGGTGAAGTGGTCGTTACTGCCTTGGGAATCAAACGGCAGGACCGTTCGTTGGGTTATGCCGTAGGTACGATAAAGGGAGAAGATCTCAATCGGGTGAACAATGATAATTTTATGGTTGCTATGGCCGGAAAGGTTCCCGGCGTGTCTGTTAGTGCGACTGGCCCAACCGGTTCTTCAGTGAGCATGGTGATTCGGGGTGCTTCATCCTTAAGTACCGACAATCAGCCTTTATTTGTCGTTGATGGGGTACCGCTCATGAACAAGCTCAATAACATCGGTCAAATTGGTGATGATAACAAAGTCGATTATGGTAATGCGATATCCAATATCAATCCAGAGGATATCGAAAATATCTCCATCTTAAAAGGCCCCAGTGCTGCTGCGCTGTACGGATCTAGAGCTGGCAACGGTGTGGTTTTGATCACCACTAAAAGCGGTAAAAATGCCGAGAAAATGACCATAAACGTGACGAGCAATACCGTTTTTGATATTCCATATCGCTATATCGACTTGCACAATAAATTTGCAAGTGGCACTATGCCCTGGAAACCCGGAGATATCAATGGCGACCTTAAAATAGAGGAAGAGTCCAGTTACATGGTAGGACCTGCATTGGATAAAGGATATCAGGCCATTCAATGGAATAGTCCAATGAATGCGGATGGAAATCCGATTCCGACGGAATTAAAGTCTTACCCCAATAATATCAAGAATTTTGTCCAGACCGGCATAACGAGTACCAACGGGATTTCATTGGCTAATCGCAGTGAACGACTTGATTATCGGTTTTCTTATTCCAATATGAACAATAGGGGTATTGTACCTCATGCTGATTTGTTTAGAAATACGTTGAATATCAATGCAACGATGCGTTTGCGCGATAATCTTTCATTAGGTATGTCTCTGGATGCAAGCCGTAATAATGCTAACAACCGCCCAGCTACCAATCGTGGTACAAACCCGCTACAGGCGGCATATGAAGTTGCCCCGCATATTAATATCTTGGATTTGAAAGATTATTGGATGCCTGGACAGGAAGGGATACAGCAACGCTCCCAGTCTGTAGGAAATTTTAATAACCCCTATTTTCTTGCGTATGGCGTCAACAATGGTTTCGTACGTGATCGGGTATTCGGAAACCTGCGCTTAGATTGGAATATCCGTAAAGATTGGAGTGCGATGATCAGGTATGCGACAGATATTTACTGGGAGAATCGGGAAACCAAGATTCCGTACAGCTATACCAAAGAACCAAGAGGTGCTTATGGTATTGTCAATTTGATGAATCTGGAACAGAATATCGATTTTCTGACCACCTACAATAAAAAGATAGGCGATTTTCAAGGTACGGGTTCACTAGGTGGCAATCTGCGCTATTCAAAGGCAACTTCTGTTCAAAATACTTCCAAGCTTGGAGCTGGTCTAACCACTCCCGGTTTATATACGCTTTCCAATATCAGTCCGTTGAATCTGGATTTTGCGAGTATACTATCTGAGCGTGCGGTAAATAGCGTATACGGATTGGTTAACTTAAGTTATCGGGATATGGTATATCTGGACCTTACTGGACGAAATGATTGGTCGAGTACGCTGCCGGCTGCCAACCGTTCTTATTTTTATCCTTCCGCTTCGTTGAGCTTATTGGCAGACCGCATCTTGATGTTACCAAAAGAAGTCAGTTTATTCAAATTACGGGGCGGTATTGCGCGTGTAGGAAATGATACTGGAAGTTATAATCTATTTAATGTATTGAGCAATCCGGGGAGTTGGGGAGATGTGTTGCGCCTCACACGTTCTGGAAACCTCTTAATACCTGACCTGAAACCCGAACAGGCTACCTCCTATGAGGTGGGTACAGATATTGGCTTCTGGAAAAACAGATTGAAATTTGAAGGAACCTACTATACATTGGACAATAAAAATCAAATCATCTCTACCGCACTACCGAGTTCCAGTGGTTTTAGTTCGAGAAATATTAATGCCGGTCTACTGAGCAGTAAGGGGATAGAGCTGGCATTGTCTGGACGTCCTATTGAAAAAGAAAACTGGACCTGGGATCTAGGTGTTAATTGGCACCGTAACCGAACGCGTATTCAGGAACTTTCAGAAGGTGTTGAATTTCACACGTTCTGGACAGATGGACGTGGTGGAGCACGTACTTACGTTGGGGAAGAGATCGGCGATCTGTATGATTCTAAACTCGTGACTGTTGAAGATCCATCATCGCCTTACAATGGTTATCCTATATTGGATAAAAATGGTTCTTGGCAGGCCGTCCGTATTAATAATAGCCGCAATAAGATCGGTAATTTTAATCCTGATTTCAGTATGGGTATCCAGTCTTCCCTACGCTATAAAAAGTGGACCATGAACATCGCTGCCGATATGCGTTTTGGTGGTAAGTTTATGTCCCAGACTTACCGATATTTTGAATCGAACCTCACTACACAGCGATTTTTAGATCAGTTGATCAATCCGAATGGATTGACGGGGGAATCTTTACGTAACTATTTGATTGAAAATGATCTGGTGCGTGTGCAGGGTAATCGTTATCCTATTGTTGGCGGACCTGGTGATGAGTATGGTGGTTATCCAATAAATGTAGGCGGAACGGTCGGAAATTTTGGGGTGTTCAACCCAGGTGTCATTGCGGAATACGATGCCAAGGGAAATATCACGGGATATAAAGAAAATCTCGGAGGTGAGGGTACAAAATATATAGCTTATTCTGATAATTACCCTTGGGATTTTATGAATGCGGCAACATTTGACGCTTCATTTATTAAGTTGAGAGAGTTGTCTTTTAGCTATGACTTGAAAGGGAAATGGTTGACCCGTATGGGAATAAATGGCGGAAGTGTGGGTGTTTATACGCGTAATCTTATTTTATGGACAAAAGCCAATGTCGGTGTTGATCCTGAAATGGCTTTTCAGTCGGATACAGGAATTGGATTTAAGCAGGGTATCGAGAGGTATAACGTGACTCCCTGGGCAATGCCGATCGGATTTAAAGTTAATATCACTTTTTAATAAAAAGCTATAACGATGAACAATCATTTTAAAACTATAAAAATAGCCCTATTGGCATTGACGCTCAGTTTACAGATATCGGGCTGTAAAGATCTTACTGAAATCAACATCAATCCCAATGGTGTAAGTGAGGAGCAGGCAAATCCTAACCTGCTGTTGCCGACTATACTTGCTGGTACAGCTAGTAAATATAATGAACTCAGTTTTACAGATCTTGGAGGGGTCGTGCAGTACACGCAATTGGATGCCTGGTTTGATGCACACAATGATTATAAATGGACCGGTGGAATCTTAAGCTGGGATGCTTATTACGGCTATCTACGTGATAACGAGTTGATGCGTCGCCGTGCAGAAGAATTAGGACTAGACTTTCATCAAGGAGTTTCGCTGGTCATGCGTGCTTACCTCTTTGGACTGATCACCGATCTATGGGGTGATGCTCCATATACCGATGCGCTCAAAGCCGAAATGGGAGGGGTGCAGTACAATTTTCCCAAGTTTGATCGACAGGACGTGATCTATAAGGGCATAATTGAAGAACTGAAACAGGCAAACGCCTTGTTTTCAAAACCTAATGGCCGCTATGATGTTTTGGCAAGCGCAGATATCTATTTTGGAGGGAATGTGTCCAAATGGCGTCGCTTTGCCAACTCGCTGGCGCTTCGATATTATATGCGTATCGCTGAGAAAGAAAGTTCGTATGCCAGAAAAGGAATAGAAGAGATGGTCGCAAGTCCGACAGATTTTCCATTAATTACATCTGCGGAGGATGATGTGTTGATGGATTTTATGGGAAATAATGCAGCAGATTCCTGGCCCTCCAATACCGTTTTTGATGCCAGTGGAAGTAACTTCCGAAGAATGAAAATGTGTGCAACACTTGTCGACCGTTTACAAGAGCTTCATGACCCGCGTATCGCTGTATGGGCGAAAAAAGTAGAGATTCCAATTGAAATTCGCTCGACAGAGCCAAATGGAACGGATAAAATTGTAAATGGTAAACGTATTGTTTCTCCAGATGTAGTCAAAGGTATTGCTGTAGATGTAGATGTCGAATACGTAGGATTGCCACCTAGTGTTTCTAAAAACCCATCAGCTTATAATCTCAATCCTAGCCCGGGGCAGACTTCGATCAATCCACATGTCTCTTATCTGAATGATCGTTATAAAGCCGCTAAAGGTGGGATGCTGAAGGCTCGTTTACTTGCTGCATCTGAGGTGAATTTTATATTGGCAGAAGCTGCCAAGAAAGGATGGACCTTAGCAGGTTCTGCTAAGGCATACTATGAACAAGGGGTGCGCAATTCGCTTAAAAGTTGGGGCGTAGAAAATGATTATAGTGCCTATATTCAACAGCCTGGGGTTGCTTTTGATAATACATTGGCACAGATCATGGAACAGAAATGGATTTCGAATTGGACTACTGCATCTCAAGCTTGGTTTGACTATAGAAGGACAGGGCTTCCGTTGCTAAAGGCAGGTCCTGCAGCTAGCCGTTCACAACTACCCCTAAGGATACCCTATATGCAGAATGAAATGAGTGTCAATCAAAAGAATGCTGCAGAAGCTTTAGCACGTATCGAAAAGACAGCATACTCCCAAGCAGATAATGAAAATAGTGCATGGTCTAAGTCCTGGCTTTTGCAGGGAACTAATAAACCTTGGTAAAACATAGAAAAAACTAATAAAGATGATCATGAATATAAAAAATG is a window encoding:
- a CDS encoding SusC/RagA family TonB-linked outer membrane protein — its product is MYKITKLSTVAAALAFSSYVPILKATTASVNVHSSQVKSHGINIHLKAGNASQALLLLSEQTGFGIGYDKKALQLEKVVIKERAFQNASFEEVLRYILRNTHIQSKKVNGGVVLVAEQAQQTFNVRFHVNDNADKPIAGASIKIVANGQSILTNAQGDAQLKVPAGIYTILVTHISYGTKEISAVKVDANTSGVQEVVLEENKNEIGEVVVTALGIKRQDRSLGYAVGTIKGEDLNRVNNDNFMVAMAGKVPGVSVSATGPTGSSVSMVIRGASSLSTDNQPLFVVDGVPLMNKLNNIGQIGDDNKVDYGNAISNINPEDIENISILKGPSAAALYGSRAGNGVVLITTKSGKNAEKMTINVTSNTVFDIPYRYIDLHNKFASGTMPWKPGDINGDLKIEEESSYMVGPALDKGYQAIQWNSPMNADGNPIPTELKSYPNNIKNFVQTGITSTNGISLANRSERLDYRFSYSNMNNRGIVPHADLFRNTLNINATMRLRDNLSLGMSLDASRNNANNRPATNRGTNPLQAAYEVAPHINILDLKDYWMPGQEGIQQRSQSVGNFNNPYFLAYGVNNGFVRDRVFGNLRLDWNIRKDWSAMIRYATDIYWENRETKIPYSYTKEPRGAYGIVNLMNLEQNIDFLTTYNKKIGDFQGTGSLGGNLRYSKATSVQNTSKLGAGLTTPGLYTLSNISPLNLDFASILSERAVNSVYGLVNLSYRDMVYLDLTGRNDWSSTLPAANRSYFYPSASLSLLADRILMLPKEVSLFKLRGGIARVGNDTGSYNLFNVLSNPGSWGDVLRLTRSGNLLIPDLKPEQATSYEVGTDIGFWKNRLKFEGTYYTLDNKNQIISTALPSSSGFSSRNINAGLLSSKGIELALSGRPIEKENWTWDLGVNWHRNRTRIQELSEGVEFHTFWTDGRGGARTYVGEEIGDLYDSKLVTVEDPSSPYNGYPILDKNGSWQAVRINNSRNKIGNFNPDFSMGIQSSLRYKKWTMNIAADMRFGGKFMSQTYRYFESNLTTQRFLDQLINPNGLTGESLRNYLIENDLVRVQGNRYPIVGGPGDEYGGYPINVGGTVGNFGVFNPGVIAEYDAKGNITGYKENLGGEGTKYIAYSDNYPWDFMNAATFDASFIKLRELSFSYDLKGKWLTRMGINGGSVGVYTRNLILWTKANVGVDPEMAFQSDTGIGFKQGIERYNVTPWAMPIGFKVNITF
- a CDS encoding SusD/RagB family nutrient-binding outer membrane lipoprotein translates to MNNHFKTIKIALLALTLSLQISGCKDLTEININPNGVSEEQANPNLLLPTILAGTASKYNELSFTDLGGVVQYTQLDAWFDAHNDYKWTGGILSWDAYYGYLRDNELMRRRAEELGLDFHQGVSLVMRAYLFGLITDLWGDAPYTDALKAEMGGVQYNFPKFDRQDVIYKGIIEELKQANALFSKPNGRYDVLASADIYFGGNVSKWRRFANSLALRYYMRIAEKESSYARKGIEEMVASPTDFPLITSAEDDVLMDFMGNNAADSWPSNTVFDASGSNFRRMKMCATLVDRLQELHDPRIAVWAKKVEIPIEIRSTEPNGTDKIVNGKRIVSPDVVKGIAVDVDVEYVGLPPSVSKNPSAYNLNPSPGQTSINPHVSYLNDRYKAAKGGMLKARLLAASEVNFILAEAAKKGWTLAGSAKAYYEQGVRNSLKSWGVENDYSAYIQQPGVAFDNTLAQIMEQKWISNWTTASQAWFDYRRTGLPLLKAGPAASRSQLPLRIPYMQNEMSVNQKNAAEALARIEKTAYSQADNENSAWSKSWLLQGTNKPW
- a CDS encoding FecR family protein, translating into MKVQQFKNIIQRYLDGKLSEEEKKNVDSWYDEVSSDQEDIFRDRQHKSEVKQAIFAAFPPAIQAAKKQIRIVRLRWISVAASMLILGASGLFIYQNLPRIIQGNTAASISLKELSTYPGEQRELLLPDHSNITLNGNTRIRYHEQGYLKNRKIYLEKGEAFFEVQRDTLHPFSIETAALTIDVLGTSFNVNHSEKSKNITIDVKTGRVRVANKLNASVHVLLAGQSLQYEKDLGSYKRYDTNPDYANIWTRGGILISGANFQKLQELIYNRYGLILRSDGLDTANFSYSLLLPHVKSVDQLLHMICNIHQIKFRREGNDIILHQ
- a CDS encoding RNA polymerase sigma factor encodes the protein MSTQIKKEILYLSRFKNGDPRAFTFFFDTYWAELYILAYRHVQDEAISKDIVQEVFIQIWEKRHLLKEDYESLKPYFFKAIKNKILNHYATEKVRENHMEKMLYRMDKFTFLNDHTTAQYQGLENIVDLAVSRLPKTMQEVYLLRNDNYSIQQIAQKLNIAEQTVKNHLSEAKKILKQDLTKRFADHDDIFLVLASAYLFHHFLT